From Sphingobacteriales bacterium:
ATTACCTGTTAAGCCGTGTTTATAGCTCGTTAGCCTCTTTCGAAGATAAATTAGGGCAGTTAGATGCCGCTATATCAAGCATACAAACGGCCATACAGTACGCCAAAAATACGCACAACGCACAAGGCCGCGATTTAGCCATGTTATACGTTGATTTAGGCAATTTTCAACTGCAAATACAGAACAAAAAAGAGGCGCTAAAAAATTATCACTACGCTTTAATGGCCGTTGTGCCCACCCTTACCGACTCGAGTTGGCAAGCCATGCCCTTAGCTCAAAACTTACCTGTCGACTCGTGGGTAATGACAGCTTTACACCTTAAAGGCCGTGCGATTGCAAGTATATTACCCAACGATACTGCCGCACAAATTCAGGCCTTAACTTATTATATCCTTAGCTTAAAATGTGCCCAAGCCTTAAAAACCTTTGGCAGCGAAGACGATAAAATAACTGTTTCAGAGCATGTTTACCACGTTTACGAACAGGCAATTAGCACATGTCTTGCCCTTTTCAATGAAACAAAACAAATTAAATGGCAGCAACAGGCTTTTAATTTGATGGAGGAAAGTCGTGCTTTTATTTTGCGGTTAGCACTTAACGATTTACAAGGCAAAGCATTCTCACAAATTCCGGATGAATTAATGCAAACCGAACAAAACTTGCGCAATTTGGTTGCAGAAGCACAACAAAATATCATCGAATATCCGGATAGTATAGCCCTGCAAGATAGTTTACTACGGCATCAAAAGCAATACGAGCAAATGATTGCTGCCTTAGAATCTGAGTATCCAGCCTATTACCAGATTAAACATAATACAAAAACCTTAAGCATTGCCGATATTCAAAAGAGTTTAGTTCCAAAAACAGCTTATCTTTCGTATTTTTTAGGAGACAGCGCGTTGTTTATATTTGCCCTCAATAAAGATACAGTTATTATAAGTCAATTTTTTTATCCGGATAATTTGAACGAAACCATTTTAAAGTTCAATGCGCATTTTACCAATTATGCACAGCATAAAACGTCCAAAAAAGCCTATCAGCAATTAGCATACACCCTTTCAAAGTGGTTATTACAACCAGTTGTGCCCGCAATACAAGGCGCTAATTTCATAATAATAGCCCCCGACGGAGTTTTGGGCTTACTGCCTTTTGATGTTTTGCCTATTATTGACCCACAACAAAGCACATCAACACAAAACCCCGAAAAAAACACGCAAAATAATATCCTTTTAGGCCAACATGCTGCCATTAGCTATGCGTTTTCAGCTACGGTTCAGTTTGCACAGCCACCAAGCCACAATACCAATTTATTGACTTATGGAGGCTACGCACCCTTGTATAATTCTGCCCTTTTAGCCGCCGACTCGCTAACCAAAAACCTAACCGACCTGCCCGAAGCCCGCCAAACTGTTGCCAATATTGCGCACAGGTGGAAAGGCGATGCCTTTGTTGCCGAACAAGCCACAAAAGACCAATTTTTAACTACTGTTGCTAATTACAGGGTTGTGCAAGTAGCCGGACACAGCATTATAAACGACAGCATTGCCAACAACTCAAAATTAGTATTCACCCAAACACAAGTAAACGCCAATAATCACTTTCTCGACTTATCGGACATGTATGCCCTGCACCTTAATGCCGATTTAGTTATACTTAGTGCCTGCAATACCGGCTTGGGGCGTGTTGCCCGGGGCGAGGGAATAATGAGCCTTGCTCGGGCTTTTAGTTATGCGGGTAGTAGTTCGGTAGCCATGAGTTTGTGGAGCGTACCCAGCCAAGCTACCGCCATAATTATGGAAACATTTACCAAATTATTACAGGATGGAATGCCCAAACACCTTGCCTTACAAAAGGCAAAACAAGCCTATTTACAGGTAGCCCCGCCCGAACATACACACCCCTACTACTGGGCTGGCTTTATTGTAATAGGCAATACCGACCCTTTAACCGTTAATGCCGGATGGGGTAATTTTAAATGGTGGTGGGTTATAATTGGCAGTTTATTATTAGGATTTGGCTTAGTCTATATGGCTGCGAGGCATAAAAATAAATCCGGAAGCAGCCGGCTTACTTAGACCCACAAAGTCAAAACACCTATTTAATATGCAAATCTAATTTGCCTTTTACCTGCAAGTCTAATCGCAGCACATTATTATCGAACTGTAAATTGGTGGGTTCAAGGGTTTCGATATGGCTGTTTAGCTGCCCCATATTAAATTGATAGCCATTAATGGCTTCAGAAATACTTTTTTGAGCATTTATCAGGTCGTTTGTAAGGTCGTAGCTAAGACGTTCTTGTATCATATCTAAAAATAGCTTATTAATAAGCCACGATGCCTGTTTTTTTAATAAATTACTTGTTTCGAGGGTATAGTCAAAGTCTTCGAAACGTATGGTTTTGGTGTTTTTATGGTAAACAGGTGTACCCACCACATATATA
This genomic window contains:
- a CDS encoding CHAT domain-containing protein, with the protein product MFCDLAPVYHFTNQYNKIEALYNEVKNLPDLSATQQAIIINNVLLFIYDQSQQYQKGKTAAQKAIQLLKKTQNDRTNYLLSRVYSSLASFEDKLGQLDAAISSIQTAIQYAKNTHNAQGRDLAMLYVDLGNFQLQIQNKKEALKNYHYALMAVVPTLTDSSWQAMPLAQNLPVDSWVMTALHLKGRAIASILPNDTAAQIQALTYYILSLKCAQALKTFGSEDDKITVSEHVYHVYEQAISTCLALFNETKQIKWQQQAFNLMEESRAFILRLALNDLQGKAFSQIPDELMQTEQNLRNLVAEAQQNIIEYPDSIALQDSLLRHQKQYEQMIAALESEYPAYYQIKHNTKTLSIADIQKSLVPKTAYLSYFLGDSALFIFALNKDTVIISQFFYPDNLNETILKFNAHFTNYAQHKTSKKAYQQLAYTLSKWLLQPVVPAIQGANFIIIAPDGVLGLLPFDVLPIIDPQQSTSTQNPEKNTQNNILLGQHAAISYAFSATVQFAQPPSHNTNLLTYGGYAPLYNSALLAADSLTKNLTDLPEARQTVANIAHRWKGDAFVAEQATKDQFLTTVANYRVVQVAGHSIINDSIANNSKLVFTQTQVNANNHFLDLSDMYALHLNADLVILSACNTGLGRVARGEGIMSLARAFSYAGSSSVAMSLWSVPSQATAIIMETFTKLLQDGMPKHLALQKAKQAYLQVAPPEHTHPYYWAGFIVIGNTDPLTVNAGWGNFKWWWVIIGSLLLGFGLVYMAARHKNKSGSSRLT